The DNA sequence CATCCTAAATGCTTTTAGCAAACATGATCTGGAAGCTTTATTACACCGTGCCATGAAAACGGACACCGAATTAGCTTCAAAAAACATAACGCTCAAGGAAACAGAAGCACTACTACGACTTTCTGGCGGAGATGGCAGGAAACTGCTTAATATTTTTGAGTTAGTGATAAATGCCTCGCCAGACGGAGAAATTATCATTACAAATGATCGTGTATTTGAACTGGTACAACAAAATACGGTTTTGTATGACAAAACGGGAGAGCAACATTATGACATTGTTTCTGCATTTATAAAATCAATTAGAGGCAGTGATCCAAATGGAGCTGTTTACTGGTTAGCACGAATGATTGAAGGTGGTGAAGATGTAAAATTTATAGCACGAAGAATGCTTATTTTATCGAGTGAAGATATCGGAAATGCCAATCCTACTGCTTTTATTATGGCAAACAGTACTTTTCAAGCTGTATCAACCATTGGGTACCCTGAAAGTCGTATCATACTAAGTCAATGCGCTATTTATCTGGCTACCTCACCAAAAAGTAATGCCTCCTATATGGCTATCGGAACTGCACAACAATTGGTCAAGCAAACCGGAGATTTACCAGTACCTATTCACTTGCGCAATGCCCCAACTAAGCTTATGAAAGAACTGGGGTATGGTGAAGATTACAAATACTCTCATGATTATGCCAATAATTTTGCCGAACAGGAATTTTTGCCGGACGTCGTAAAAGAAACGGTTCTTTATAATCCGGGAAGCAATTCCCGAGAGAATAGCAACCGCGAATTTTTAAAGAACCGTTGGAAAGACAAATATGGTTATTAAAACCAGATCTTATTATTTAGAATTTAACCGTAACTTTTTCAGATACCAGTTTATCGTTTTGATAGTACTCAAAATACCATTGATTATCTTTAGCATTTAATGTACCCTGAACAGTATCCTTTATTGCTATAAAAGAATCCGAGCGAGACGTTTTAAACAATTTCATCACTACTTTTGGAGTCTTATCAATTAACTGATATCCGTTTTCTGTTGGCTGTGCGTATAGTAAATTTGGATCTGAAATGTCTGCAACAGGAGCTGCAACAGTATTTACAGCAGCAGTAGTTGCAACAGCAGCGGTAGCAACCACAGGTAAAGACGCAACAGTGTTCACCCTCGTTACAGGAGCTGCAACCAGATTTCCGCTATATTTATAATGTAAACTATTTACCGAAACAAAAGCGCCATCAAGTGCTTCTCTATAGGCAATTTCATAATCCTTCTCTTTGCTTTTTCCAATCTCCGAAGTGTAAATCTCTTTCCCATAACAATCTTTTAATTCAACAAAAAGCTTCGTTACTAAAAAACCACCCTCCTTCTTTACATCAACATATAAAAGCTGACAACGATCGTTTAATTCTGCAGGGATTTCTTCATTGATATAAAATGCATTAAAACCGGCTTTAAGCAAATTTGATTTAGTTCTAGTTGCCAATCTGTACTGATTATCTGTTTTAACAAAATCATATCGCAACGGAATAATGACAGCCTTATAATCATTAACGGATTGTGAAAATCCAATAACCGAAAATAAAAGTGCTGTCAGTAAAAATTTAATTTTCATAATTATAAATATTTTTTAAGTTCTAATAAATGATTTATTTGTTTAAAATTTGTCGGGGCTTCAATCTTTTTATCATTAAAAAAAATAGCATCTAAACCTGCATTTAAAGCACCATTAACATCTGCGTCAAGGTCATCACCTATCATAATACTATTTTCCCTAGTAGTTTGAGCTAAATTGAGCGCATAATCAAAGATAATACTATTTGGCTTTTTTACACCTGCCAATTCCGAATTAGTGATCGTGCTAAAATACCCCCCAAGAGCTGCATTATTTATTTTTTTATCCTGAACCTGGGCAAAACCATTGGTAATAATGTGCAATTTGTATTTTGGCTTCAAATATTCCAATACTTCAATAGCACCATCAAAAAGGTGATTATTCTCTGTTAAGAGCTCGATATACTCATTTGCGATTAAATCGATATCTTCATCCGAAATTTCATAGTTTAATTCATCAAAAGAAAATTTCAGTCTATTATATCGCAATTCCTGATGTGTGATTTTATCATGTTGGTACAGTTTCCAGCACGCTTGGTTTATCGGCACATATTTATCAATAAAATCGGCTGTGTTTATGTTTAGAGATTTCTCTTTAAAAATACGATTAAAAGTCATCTCAGAGTTTTTATCAAAATCCCAAAGTGTATGGTCTAAATCAAAAAAGATATCGGTAATAGTAGTGTTCATATATTAAAAAATTCCTTCATCTACAAAACTATAATATTTTGTTTCAGTAATAATCAAATGGTCTAAAACTTTAACATCTAAGCTGTCTCCTGCCAATTTTAATGTCTTTGTAATTTTCTTATCTGCATCACTTGGAGATAATGCCCCCGAAGGATGATTATGACACAAAATCAAGCCTGTAGCACCTTTTTCTAAAGCTAATTTAAAAACTAGGCGTACATCAACAATTGTACCTGCTATTCCTCCTTTACTTAGTTGTGATTTAAAAATTACTTTATTCGAATTATTTAGAAAAAGAACCCAAAATTCTTCATGTGGTAAATCGCCAATTATGGGTTGCATAATCTCAAAGACCAACTTGCTGGATGTAATTTTAATCAATTCTACAGAATCCTCACTTCTACGGCGACGCCCCAATTCTAAAGCAGCGACAATACTGATTGCTTTCGCCTCTCCTATTCCTTTAAAATTCATCAATTGAGGAATCGACATTTTGCCCAATGCACTGAGATTATCAGCAGTGGTCAAGATTCTTTTACTTAAATCAACGGCCGATTCGTTTCTGTTACCGGATCCAATTAAAATTGCAATTAATTCTGAATCGCTCAAAGCACTTTTGCCTTTTAGCATTAACTTTTCACGTGGTCTGTCGTCTTCTGACCAGTTTCTTATAGGGAAATGTATCGCTTCCATCTGTAAAAATTTAGGTAAATATCTTATCCTTCAAATTTAAATAAAAACTAAGAAAATTCATTCAAAATAAACATAAATTATCATTTAAATTATTCCTACATTTAAATAAAAAACGATGAAATACTTTTCTATTCTTTTCCTTTTAATTATATCCTATTCCTGTCAACAAAAAAAGGAGAGTAAAATAATTTCATTGACTTCAAATCAGGCGATAAAAAAATTTGAAGAAAAACTATCTGATGCCGCAATTTCGATCATTGACCCCACAATAGAATATGATCCTGCTTATTTTTCTATACCCTATCCTAATGGAGATGTTCCTAAAAATAAAGGCGTCTGTACTGATGTTATCATTCGTTCCTACAGAAAACTGGGTATCGATTTACAAAAAGAAGTGCACGAAAATATGATTGCAAACTTCTCTGCCTATCCCAATTTAGAAAAATGGGGAATGACAAAAACAGACCCTAACATAGATCACAGAAGAGTTCCAAATCTAGAGGTTTACTTTGAACGAAAGGGGCAGAAACTTAACATTAGCCAAGATCCGTCTGCTTATAAAACAGGTGAAATAGTAACCTGGATGATCAATGGCAAACTTCCTCATATTGGAATTGTTACCAACAAAAAATCAAAAGACGGAAAACGAAATCTGATCGTACACAATGTTGGCGGCGGCCAGGTTTTGGAAGATTGTTTATTTAATTATGAAATAGTAGGACATTATAAATATGTCAAATAAAAAAGCCAACTAACAAACTGTCAATTGGCTCTTAAAAAATATTTAGATAAAGGCTATTCGATTAGTCCTTTAACATCATCAAAATTTAATCCTCCGTAATTCCCTGAACTCATCAAAAGCAATGCAGAATTCTCGAGATTTAAATTGAACAGGTATTCCTTAAATTCAACAGGATTAGTATAAATAATTAAATCTTTTCTGTTGAATGAACTTGCAATTTGTTCATAGGTAACTTCTTCAAGCTGTTTAATCTTAACAGCATCGGGAGAATAAAACACCACTGCCACATCGGCATATTCCAGTGCTCCTTCATATTCCTTTAGAAACTCAGCATTCAAGCTACTGTAGGTATGCAATTCCAGACACGCTACCAAAGTTCTGTTCGGATATTGTTCTTTTACCGCTTTGGTAGTAGCAGCTACCTTACTTGGCGAATGCGCAAAATCTTTGTAAGCCACCTTTCCTTTTCCTTCTGCAATTTTCTCCAGACGTTTAGATGCTCCTTTAAAACTAGCTATGGCTTCGTAGAAATCGGCTTCATCAACCCCCATGTTTTGACAAATCCATTTAGCTCCGGCAAGATTATTTAAATTATGTGCACCAAAAACTTCAATAGGCATATCTCCTTCCGGAGTTTTTAGTAAAGTAACCCCATCACTAACAGTATATTCGGGAGTTTCATAAGCTAATTTACGAATTGGATTTGTTGCTGCTTCGGCAACACGTTTTACTTCAGGATCATTTTCGTTGTAAACTAAAATTCCACCATTTGTAATTTTACCAATGAAGATTTCAAATTGCTCCACATAATTCTCATAGGTTGGAAAAACATTAATATGATCCCATGCAATTCCAGAAATCAAAGCGATATTAGGTTGGTACAAATGAAATTTTGGTCTTCTATCGATTGGAGAGGACAAATACTCATCACCTTCTAAAACCACAAAATCATTCTCTTCAGTAAGATGCACCATGGTATCAAAACCTTCCAATTGTGCTCCAACCATATAATCCACTTCTATATTATGATAATGCATAACATGCAAAATCATCGAAGTTATAGTCGTTTTTCCGTGCGAACCACCGATTACAACACGGGTTTTATTTTTAGATTGTTCGTATAAAAATTCCGGATAAGAATATATTTTCAAACCCAATTCCTGTGCTTTTAGCAATTCCGGATTATCTGCCTTTGCGTGCATTCCTAAAATTATCGCATCAAGATCCGTCGTGATTTTTTCAGGGAACCATCCTAATTCAGCAGGAAGAATTCCTTTGTTCTCTAACCTTGATTTTGACGGTTCAAAGATAGCATCATCGCTTCCCGTCACCTGATATCCTTTGTTATGCAATGCTAATGCCAGATTATGCATGGCACTTCCGCCTATAGCGATGAAATGTGTTTTCATTTTAAATTCCAATTTTATCTTAAATTCCGAACCGTAATACTTTAAAAATCTATTTATTAGGTCTCAAATTTTTGTTTTAATTCCCGAGCTTTTTTAGGGTCTTTTAATTTGTTCAAATATAAATTATATAATTTTTGAAACGTAGTTTTTGATTTACCAATTTCATTCGCTTTCATATAATATTTTTCGGCCGAGTTATAGCGTTTAAAATATTCTTCAATCCTTCCTTTTGACAAGTATCCGTCTACCACAGACAATTGCATTAATTCTACTGAATAAGAAATTGCCTTAGTCTCACTTCCTCCAAAAATACCGGGCAAATGCAAATAATATTCGATCAATCCCCAGCGAGCCTGAAGGTGTTTTGGATTGAGTTCTATAGCTTTTTCAAATGATTCCCGCACTTCGGTTGCCATTCCTAAAGCTTTAAATTTATTTACTTCTGAAGCCCGCATTCCAAGAGCGCCGCCATATTTAAAATAATAATTAGCTTCCGTTGGTTTTAACTCTTTCAGTTTTTTGTAATATCCAACCGCTTCTTCCCACGATTTATTATAAGAAGCAATATCACCTAAATACTCTATAACCTTTGTATCTGATGGTTTGTTTTTCAAAACCTCTTCGAACAGATTTTGCGCTTCATCGTATTTTTTTGCGTGAAACAACTTCTCTCCCTTTTCGAAATTAGATTGCGAGCACATTACTAATGGCGAAAGCAAAAATAGAAGTAGCAGTTGTTTCATGTTTCAAAAATAAGGAAATATAAAATGTATCATTTGCTTTTAGATATAAATTGCTACTTTGGGTGAAAAATATTCTAAGAACTTCCCAACCTTTCTTTTAAAAAGGTCATCATACATTAAAACGCTGCTATGAAAAATATATTATTTTTATTCTTATTGCTCTCTACAACACTTTTTGGACAACAAAATGACAAAAAATGGGATAACGTTGTTTTTTACGAAAAAGCAGGCAAAATAAAATCCGCTAATGAAATAGTTGCTAAAATCTATAAAAAAGCAGTACTCGACAAAGATGAAGTTCAAATAATAAAATGCTTTTTCTATCAATCGAAGTACATGCAAATCCTTGAAGAAAACGCTCAAACTAAAATAGTAAATAATCTAAAAAAAGACATAAGTAGAATTACTATTCCTTCAAGGGCTATTTTAAATTTAGTTTATGCGAAATGCCTGGATGAGTACTTCACGCAAAACAGATATCAAATCAACAACCGTACAAACACCGTAACTTTTGATGCAGATTTTTTGACCTGGACCGAAATCAACTTTAAAGATCAAATAAACAGTTCGTTGAAACAAACGCTCGAAAATGAAAACATTTTAAAGAATACTTCTTTAAGCCAATATAAATCTATTTTTGATTATTCAACAAAAGAAAAATTTAAAACTAATACTTTATTTCATTACATTTTAAAAGAATATATATTTCTGTTTAAGCAAAGATTGGCTACCTGGGAAATCAAAAGAGATCAATTTTTAAATTATAAAAAAGAACTTTATGGAAAATCTGACGACTTTACAAAAATAAATTTTGATTTTGTCAGCAGTCCAGACCTTCAAAATCTCCTTTTGTTATACCAAAAACTAGAAAAAAACACACCATCTGCCGAAAATACATTTGACCGTGTCCTATTCTGCAAAAATTTTATATTTGAAGCTGATACCGACTACATCAATGCGCTTACTAAAATTCAAAAAAGTACAACGGATACACTAATTATACAAAAAACTCAATTAGAAAAAGCGGAAATCCTTATTCAAAATGCATTTAAAGACCTACATTCCGATTATAAAATTAAAGCTGTTGCAACTTTAGACAGTATCCTAAAAATCAATAATCGATCTAACGCGTACAAACAAGCCATTGAGAAAAAACACTACATCAATTCAAAATCGTTACAAATTCAACTTGAAAAATACACTTATCCCGATCAAAACACCAGAGCGTTCCTTACCTATAAAAATGTTGACAGTCTAAAAATAAGTTTTTACAAAATAGATCTTAGTCAAATTAATTTTTTCCATTATTCCTACGCAAAAAAAGACAGCGTCTTAAATCATCTGCTTTTAAATCACATTCCTGTAGCTAAGAAAAATTACATTTTAAAAAATCCTAAAGACTATTTTGAACATACTACAGAAATCATCCTGCCCAATTTAAAAACAGGTAACTATGTAGTATTTTTCGAAAGCAACAACAATAAAAAAGATAGTAAAGCTTTTGCTTCTGAAACCCTTACCGTAAGTAATTTTACCGTTCTGACAGAAATAAAAGACAAAAAAGAATATTATCAGGTACTGGATAGAAAATCCGGGCAACCTATAGAAAATGTAAAGATCCAAACGGATAAATTCACTGGTCACACAGATAAAACCGGGATTCTTATTTACGAAAAAGACGGTATTGAAAGTTCGTATCTAAATTTAACGTTAACCAAAGAAAACGACAGCCTGGCTCTGTATAATAACCAAATACAAGTTTCTAACGAATATCGCGTAAATGAAACTACAAAAGGCAAAGTAAAATTCTACTTAGACCGAGCCATTTATCGTCCGGGTCAAACCGTTTATTTTAAAGGAATCGCTTTTCAGAAAAAAGCAACTCAATCTACAATTGTTTCTGATTGTGTTTTTAAAATTAGTATTCTTGATGCCAATCGATCAGTTCTAAAGGAATTCAACTTGACAAGCAATGAATACGGTTCCTTTTCAGGTGAATTTACTTTACCGAAAAATGGAATAACCGGAAATTTTTCGATTACCGCAGAAAGACCTAAAGATTACGAAAAAGACAGTATAAATGGTAAAACAAAAGAAAAACCTTCGTTTTGGGATTATGTTGATTTTGAGAATTCCTCTTTAAAATTTAGAATGGAAGAATACAAAAAACCAACTTTTGAAATCAGTATAGATCCTTTGGCAAAGACTTATGCTGTCAATCAAAAAGTAACAATAACCGGAAACGCGACCTCTTTTACAGGCGCAAACATTACCGATGCCAAAGTCTCCTATGAAATTCGTCAGGAAACTTATAAGATTAACCGGTATGACGACTATGAATATTATGGAGGAAAATTGCAAATAATATCCCAATCCGAAACCAAGACGGACAACAAAGGGAAATTCACAATTGATTTTATCGCAAAACCAGATCCTGAACCAAAAAAAGAAACTTTACCAATTTTTAGTTATCGAATTAGAGCTACCGTAACGGATATCAACGGAGAAACACATACTATTGAGCAACTAATTGGTAATGTTGGATATCATGGATTAAAACTAAAAACAATACTTCCAAGCATTATTAAAACAAAAGAGAAAAACACTTTAAAACTAGAAAGCGAAAACTTAAATGGCGTATTTGCCGCAACGCAAGGCGAAATTAAAATTTATTGTTTGCGAAAATCAGAAAACAAATTCAAACCCAGAATATGGGAAAAACCAGAAATACAGTCAATTTCAGATACTGAATTTGATCGATTATTCCCTTTTGAGCAAAATAAAAAACCGCTTTCTGAGAAAGAAACAGGGGAATTAGTCTATACCCACAAAGTAGATACCGGAAAAAACCGGGAAATCCCGTTAGACTTTATGGCTGAGTACCCGTCCGGAAACTACAAAGTTACTTTTGTCGCCACAGACCAATTTAACACTACCATAGAAAACAGCTCTCTTTTTAATCTCATTCATAGTTCAGAAAAAACAATTCCGAACCAACTTTTCACAGTTGAGCAAACAAATTCCGACCCAAAAAAAGATGGATTTTTAAAAATTAAAATTCATAGTAAAATTCCTAACTTGTATATAAACGGCTCTGCTTATTATAGAGATATGTCTTTTTTTGAAGAAAATGTCATCGTAAAAGATAATGAAGCTTCTTTAACAATTCCACTACAAAAAGAGTTCGAAAACACGATTACGATCTATTTCACGAGTGTTTTTGACAATGCCGAACTCAAAAATCAATTGGACGTTACCCTAAAAAATGAAGAACCAAAACTTCAATTTGAAATAAAAAGTTTCAGAAATAAAATTGAACCCGGAAAACCGGAAAACTGGTCTTTTAAATTATCCGCATCCAATACAACTTTAGAATCAGAAATTCTGGCAGCTATGTATGACAAATCCTTAGACCAATTTGATAAAGAAGATTGGCACTTGCTAAAATTCCCTAATTTCCATTCTTACTATAATTCAGGATACAAAAATCATTTTGGATTCCAAAAAACATATTCTTCAATAAATAATTTAAATACTGATTTAAACCATATCCAATTCTATAATCAGGGAACTGAGTTAATGTGGTTTGGCTTTAATTTTAATAATACCAACAATCCTTACTCACTTAAAGAATACGAAAACTATCTTACTAATAAAGCCAAAAAGCCATCTGATGCAAAAATGGTTTTCGGAATTGTATCTGATAACGCCGAAGTTTTGCCGGGAATCACTATCAAAATAAAAGGCACTAATAGAGCTACCACTTCTGATTTTGATGGATATTACCAAATCGAAGCCGGTGAGAATGAAAATCTCGAATTTTCATACCCTGGTTATAAAAACCAAATTAAAACTATTGGTCCTGAAAAAGAAATAAATATTATACTGGAAGTGGAAGATTCAGCTCTGGAAAAAGTCATCGTAGTTGGCTATGGTATACGAAAAGTAAAAAAATCATTTGCCGCCTCAGTAGTCGAAGAAGACAATTCGGTTTATAGCAGTGCCAGTGCATCATTATCTTTAGAAGAGAGAATTACAGGATTACAGGCTTCTAAAAATGAAGAATTAAATGCTATACTACAAGTCAAACCAAGAAAAAACCTCTCTGAAACGGCATTCTTTTTGCCTCATCTAAAAACAGATGCTAAAGGGAATGTAAGTTTCAACTTTACTTCTCCGGAAGCTTTAACAAGTTGGAAACTTCGTTTACTGGCCCATAATAAAGAGGCAGCTTCGGGGTACTTAGAAAAAACGGTAATCACTCAAAAAGACTTGATGGTTTTACCTAATTTTCCACGTTTTTTAAGAGAAAAAGATACCATTGTAATTACTGCTAAGATTTCGAATATTACGAATGAAGTCAAAACCGGAATCGCCATTTTACAATTTTTTGATGCCACCACTATGGAACCAATCGATGCCAAAATGCTAAATGCTAAAAACGTTAAAAACTTCTCCGTTGGGGCTTTGGGGAACACGACAGCAAGCTGGACAATAACTATTCCGGAAGGATTACAAGGGGTTCAATATAAAATCCTGGCCAAATCCGGAAACTTCTCTGATGGTGAAGAAAACATTCTTCCTGTTCTGACCAACAATATGCTGGTTACAGAAAGTATTCCGATTTGGGTTCGTGAAAATTCTAAAAAAGAATACACTTTTGAGAATCTAAAAAACAATACTTCGACCACTTTAAGAAATCATCAGTTTACTTTAGAATATACGTCCAATCCCTCTTGGATTGCGATTCAGTCTCTTCCTTATTTAATGGAATACGAACATGAATGCGCCGAACAAACTTTCGCGCGATTCTATGCCAACGCATTGGCGACAGAGATTATTTCGAGTAATCCCAAAATCGCCACCGTTTTTGAAAATTGGAGAAAAAAAGGAAAACTGAATTCAAAATTAGAAGAAAATGAAGAATTAAAATCGATACTTCTAGCTGAAACCCCTTGGTTTAATGATGCTCAAACTGAAGACGAAAAGAAGAAAAACATAGCCCTGTTATTTGATTTAGAGAAAATGAAAGTATCTCAGGAAACGACTTTCAAAAAATTAAAACAAAAACAGAAGAGCTCAGGAGGATTCCCTTGGTTTGACGGAAGTGATGAAAACAACTATATCACCAGACATATTTTGGCAGGTTTAGGCCATTTATCTAAATTGAGTAAAACAAAAGACAATCTTTCTAAAATGGATGCCATTGCAAAAACAGCAATCCCCTATTTAGACCAACAGTTTCTGGAAAATTACAAACTAAAAACCAAAAATCTAAAAGCTGCCGACAAACTGCTTTGGATTAACCCAAATGCTGATTTACACCATTTGTATGCGAGAAGTTTTTATTTAGAGAACTACCCGCTTTCAGATACTTTAAAAAAGGCTTCCAAAATGTATCTCGATACCGCCAAAAAAAACTGGCTAACCTATTCTCTATATGAAAAAGGATTAGCGGCTTTAACATTAAACCGTTTTGGAGACGAAGCAGCTGCCAAAACAATCCTGGAAAGTCTAAAAGAAACTGCCTCCAACAACGAAGATTGGGGAATGTATTGGATTGCCAATAAATCGGGTTGGTACTGGTATCAGGCACCAATAGAAACACAAGCTCTATTGATTGAAGCTTTCAGCGAAATAAACAACGATACCAAAGCTGTCGATGCCATGAAAGTCTGGTTGCTAAAAAACAAACAGACTAAAAACTGGCCCACAACAAAATCTACGACCGAAGCCATTTATGCCTTATTGTTACAAGGAACAGATTGGCTTAGTGTAAAAGACAATACTGTTATTACACTTGGGGATGAAAAAATCATGACCAAAAAATTAACTGAAAACGAAAAAGAAGCCGAAACAGGTTACCTCAAACTGAATTGGAAAGCAGACGAAGTCAAAAAAGAAATGGCTACAGTAAAAATCGAAAACAAATCTAATGTTCCCGGTTTTGGTGGTATTTACTGGCAATATTTTGAAGACTTAGATAAAATCAAAACCAATACCGGAGCGGTTTTATCCGTATCAAAGGAACTGTATCATAATAAGAGTACTATAAAAGGAAATGAACTCGAAAAAATAACAGCCGAAAAGCCATTACAAATTGGTGATCTGATAACCGTAAGATTGCTTATCACCTCTAAAGAAGATACCGAATTCGTACACTTAAAAGACATGCGTGCTTCTTGTTTTGAACCTGTCGATGTGCTTTCAAAATACCAATACAGAGATGGATTGGGTTACTACACCAGTACAAAAGACGCCGCAACACATTTGTTTTTTGACAAAATAAACAAAGGGACTTATGTAATAGAATATAATATCCGTGTCAATAACAGTGGTGAATTTTCTAATGGTATTACCACAATCGAGAGTATGTATGCACCGGAATTTACCAGCCACACTAGAGGAATTCGGGTGAAGGTCAA is a window from the Flavobacterium cupriresistens genome containing:
- a CDS encoding MG2 domain-containing protein; the encoded protein is MKNILFLFLLLSTTLFGQQNDKKWDNVVFYEKAGKIKSANEIVAKIYKKAVLDKDEVQIIKCFFYQSKYMQILEENAQTKIVNNLKKDISRITIPSRAILNLVYAKCLDEYFTQNRYQINNRTNTVTFDADFLTWTEINFKDQINSSLKQTLENENILKNTSLSQYKSIFDYSTKEKFKTNTLFHYILKEYIFLFKQRLATWEIKRDQFLNYKKELYGKSDDFTKINFDFVSSPDLQNLLLLYQKLEKNTPSAENTFDRVLFCKNFIFEADTDYINALTKIQKSTTDTLIIQKTQLEKAEILIQNAFKDLHSDYKIKAVATLDSILKINNRSNAYKQAIEKKHYINSKSLQIQLEKYTYPDQNTRAFLTYKNVDSLKISFYKIDLSQINFFHYSYAKKDSVLNHLLLNHIPVAKKNYILKNPKDYFEHTTEIILPNLKTGNYVVFFESNNNKKDSKAFASETLTVSNFTVLTEIKDKKEYYQVLDRKSGQPIENVKIQTDKFTGHTDKTGILIYEKDGIESSYLNLTLTKENDSLALYNNQIQVSNEYRVNETTKGKVKFYLDRAIYRPGQTVYFKGIAFQKKATQSTIVSDCVFKISILDANRSVLKEFNLTSNEYGSFSGEFTLPKNGITGNFSITAERPKDYEKDSINGKTKEKPSFWDYVDFENSSLKFRMEEYKKPTFEISIDPLAKTYAVNQKVTITGNATSFTGANITDAKVSYEIRQETYKINRYDDYEYYGGKLQIISQSETKTDNKGKFTIDFIAKPDPEPKKETLPIFSYRIRATVTDINGETHTIEQLIGNVGYHGLKLKTILPSIIKTKEKNTLKLESENLNGVFAATQGEIKIYCLRKSENKFKPRIWEKPEIQSISDTEFDRLFPFEQNKKPLSEKETGELVYTHKVDTGKNREIPLDFMAEYPSGNYKVTFVATDQFNTTIENSSLFNLIHSSEKTIPNQLFTVEQTNSDPKKDGFLKIKIHSKIPNLYINGSAYYRDMSFFEENVIVKDNEASLTIPLQKEFENTITIYFTSVFDNAELKNQLDVTLKNEEPKLQFEIKSFRNKIEPGKPENWSFKLSASNTTLESEILAAMYDKSLDQFDKEDWHLLKFPNFHSYYNSGYKNHFGFQKTYSSINNLNTDLNHIQFYNQGTELMWFGFNFNNTNNPYSLKEYENYLTNKAKKPSDAKMVFGIVSDNAEVLPGITIKIKGTNRATTSDFDGYYQIEAGENENLEFSYPGYKNQIKTIGPEKEINIILEVEDSALEKVIVVGYGIRKVKKSFAASVVEEDNSVYSSASASLSLEERITGLQASKNEELNAILQVKPRKNLSETAFFLPHLKTDAKGNVSFNFTSPEALTSWKLRLLAHNKEAASGYLEKTVITQKDLMVLPNFPRFLREKDTIVITAKISNITNEVKTGIAILQFFDATTMEPIDAKMLNAKNVKNFSVGALGNTTASWTITIPEGLQGVQYKILAKSGNFSDGEENILPVLTNNMLVTESIPIWVRENSKKEYTFENLKNNTSTTLRNHQFTLEYTSNPSWIAIQSLPYLMEYEHECAEQTFARFYANALATEIISSNPKIATVFENWRKKGKLNSKLEENEELKSILLAETPWFNDAQTEDEKKKNIALLFDLEKMKVSQETTFKKLKQKQKSSGGFPWFDGSDENNYITRHILAGLGHLSKLSKTKDNLSKMDAIAKTAIPYLDQQFLENYKLKTKNLKAADKLLWINPNADLHHLYARSFYLENYPLSDTLKKASKMYLDTAKKNWLTYSLYEKGLAALTLNRFGDEAAAKTILESLKETASNNEDWGMYWIANKSGWYWYQAPIETQALLIEAFSEINNDTKAVDAMKVWLLKNKQTKNWPTTKSTTEAIYALLLQGTDWLSVKDNTVITLGDEKIMTKKLTENEKEAETGYLKLNWKADEVKKEMATVKIENKSNVPGFGGIYWQYFEDLDKIKTNTGAVLSVSKELYHNKSTIKGNELEKITAEKPLQIGDLITVRLLITSKEDTEFVHLKDMRASCFEPVDVLSKYQYRDGLGYYTSTKDAATHLFFDKINKGTYVIEYNIRVNNSGEFSNGITTIESMYAPEFTSHTRGIRVKVK